The Kozakia baliensis genome includes a region encoding these proteins:
- a CDS encoding shikimate dehydrogenase — protein MNASEQKQFAGVVGWPVAHSRSPILHNHWCEKYGINGEYVALPVPPGELEDCLKELAEVGLRGVNITIPHKEEAYRLVTQRSETATRAGAVNTICFLEDGTTTGDCTDGSGFVANLQAHGVEVAGRVLMLGAGGASRAVVAALLDAGCEVLIANRTRARAEALVEALGGGEVVEWAEWPQILPSCRLLVNGTSLGMKGQPEFDWDAVLVEAPAGLVVADMVYAPLETPLLAAAKRRNLQTIDGLGMLMYQARAGFAAWFGVTPEVDEETRELLVRSLG, from the coding sequence TGGTGTGAGAAATATGGCATCAACGGCGAGTATGTCGCCTTGCCGGTTCCCCCGGGGGAATTGGAAGATTGCCTGAAAGAATTGGCGGAAGTCGGGCTGCGCGGCGTCAACATCACGATTCCGCATAAGGAGGAGGCATACCGTCTCGTCACCCAACGGAGCGAAACCGCTACTCGGGCTGGCGCAGTGAACACGATCTGCTTTCTCGAAGACGGCACGACGACTGGTGATTGCACCGATGGCAGCGGCTTCGTTGCCAATTTGCAGGCGCATGGCGTCGAGGTCGCCGGGCGTGTGTTGATGCTTGGGGCCGGCGGCGCATCGCGCGCCGTGGTCGCGGCATTGTTGGATGCGGGTTGTGAAGTTCTGATCGCCAACCGGACGCGCGCGCGGGCCGAAGCGCTTGTCGAGGCGCTGGGCGGCGGTGAGGTCGTCGAATGGGCGGAATGGCCGCAAATATTGCCTTCCTGCCGTCTATTGGTGAACGGCACGTCGTTAGGCATGAAGGGCCAGCCGGAATTCGATTGGGACGCGGTGTTGGTGGAAGCGCCTGCCGGTTTGGTGGTGGCAGATATGGTTTATGCGCCGCTGGAAACACCACTTTTGGCGGCGGCGAAGCGTCGTAATCTTCAAACAATCGATGGTCTGGGCATGCTGATGTACCAAGCCCGCGCCGGTTTCGCGGCGTGGTTCGGCGTTACGCCGGAAGTCGATGAAGAGACGCGGGAATTGCTGGTGCGCAGCCTCGGCTGA
- the coaE gene encoding dephospho-CoA kinase (Dephospho-CoA kinase (CoaE) performs the final step in coenzyme A biosynthesis.) — protein MRVLGLTGGMGAGKTTVANIFRRSGWPVFDADATVHRLQAKGGAAIGPIAAQWPQTVRDGAVDRVALRQAVIGHPDQMRLLEQIIHPLVRQARARFLRQAQARKAPWCALDIPLLFETGAERECDVTLVVTAPLSVRLQRIMRRRSITETQARALVARQMNDTERQKRADIVIRTGLSRRHTLVQVRKLQRQLEKLP, from the coding sequence ATGCGTGTGCTTGGACTGACCGGCGGCATGGGGGCGGGGAAAACCACCGTCGCCAATATTTTCCGCCGGAGCGGTTGGCCTGTTTTCGACGCCGACGCTACCGTTCATCGCCTTCAGGCAAAAGGCGGAGCAGCGATCGGCCCTATCGCCGCACAATGGCCTCAAACCGTGCGCGATGGCGCTGTGGACCGTGTGGCCTTGCGTCAGGCGGTGATCGGCCATCCCGATCAGATGCGACTTCTGGAACAGATCATTCATCCATTAGTCCGGCAGGCGCGGGCGCGGTTTCTACGCCAAGCGCAAGCGCGGAAAGCGCCGTGGTGCGCGCTCGATATTCCGCTGCTTTTCGAAACCGGCGCAGAGCGTGAATGCGACGTCACTTTGGTCGTCACCGCGCCGCTCTCTGTGCGTCTCCAACGCATCATGCGGCGGCGGTCCATCACCGAAACGCAGGCGCGCGCCTTGGTGGCACGGCAAATGAACGATACTGAACGCCAAAAGCGCGCCGATATCGTCATCCGAACGGGGCTTTCGCGCCGCCATACCCTAGTGCAAGTGCGAAAACTGCAGAGACAACTGGAAAAACTGCCATGA
- the dnaQ gene encoding DNA polymerase III subunit epsilon, whose translation MKRSILFDTETTGLDPATGDRVIEIAALELIDDLPTGNNYHVLIDPERDIPAEATRVHGFSREDLLGKPKFAEIAGEFLAFVGEDDLIAHNARFDFGFLNAELAKCGRSALDLARMVDTLEMAKKRYPGLPNSLDALCRRHDIDLSERTTHNALLDCKLLAEVYLELMGGRQRGLGLAMLNQHGGAVVYQRNAQRVPRPMSPPPPEEKAAHDAFIAELKEPIWLQ comes from the coding sequence ATGAAGCGTTCGATCTTATTCGATACCGAGACGACCGGCCTCGACCCGGCCACGGGCGATCGCGTTATCGAAATTGCGGCATTGGAACTGATCGACGATTTGCCGACCGGGAACAATTATCACGTTCTGATCGATCCGGAGCGAGACATACCCGCCGAGGCGACCCGCGTGCATGGTTTCTCGCGTGAGGATCTGCTCGGCAAACCGAAATTCGCCGAAATCGCCGGCGAATTTTTGGCTTTCGTGGGTGAGGACGATCTTATCGCGCATAATGCCCGCTTCGATTTCGGCTTTCTGAACGCTGAACTGGCGAAATGCGGCCGTTCGGCTCTCGATCTGGCGCGGATGGTCGATACGCTGGAAATGGCGAAGAAGCGCTATCCCGGACTGCCGAACAGCCTCGATGCGCTTTGCCGCCGCCACGATATCGACCTTTCGGAGCGCACCACCCATAATGCGCTGCTGGACTGCAAACTTCTCGCGGAAGTCTATCTCGAACTGATGGGCGGGCGGCAGCGCGGGCTGGGTCTCGCCATGCTCAACCAGCATGGTGGCGCGGTCGTCTATCAGCGCAACGCGCAACGTGTTCCTCGCCCCATGTCACCACCGCCGCCTGAAGAAAAAGCGGCGCATGACGCTTTTATTGCTGAACTCAAAGAGCCGATCTGGCTGCAATAA
- a CDS encoding glycosyltransferase family 9 protein, whose product MRILFITANRLGDAVISTGLLAALLRRDPQARVTVACGPVAASLFAPCPNVERIIRVGKKKWDLHWFDLWRACVGTRWDLVIDLRGSAISLFLRSKKRKILRGGRRPGARIGHVAALFKLNPPPLPEVWTTPEQDQKAARLLPDGMRWLALAPTANWDGKIWPPENFLALAEKLCAQNLRPVVFYGPGADEHARAELLLKQLPGVLDLGGDRPIGEVAALLRRCALFVGNDSGLMHVSAAAGVPTLGLFGPSRASEYAPSGPCASYIAAPGPEGSAPIAGLGVDPVYEAACSLLSHGR is encoded by the coding sequence ATGCGTATTCTTTTCATTACGGCCAATCGGCTAGGGGATGCGGTTATCTCGACGGGGCTGTTAGCCGCGCTGCTGCGCCGCGATCCGCAAGCGCGTGTAACGGTGGCGTGCGGGCCGGTGGCGGCTTCGTTGTTCGCGCCGTGCCCGAATGTCGAGCGGATTATCCGTGTCGGCAAGAAAAAGTGGGATTTGCATTGGTTCGATCTCTGGCGCGCCTGTGTCGGCACGCGTTGGGATTTGGTGATCGATCTGCGCGGTTCCGCCATCAGCTTGTTTCTGAGGTCGAAAAAACGCAAAATCCTTCGTGGCGGGCGGCGTCCCGGCGCGCGGATCGGGCATGTCGCGGCATTGTTCAAGTTAAATCCGCCGCCTTTGCCGGAAGTCTGGACGACGCCGGAGCAGGACCAAAAGGCCGCGCGATTGTTGCCCGATGGAATGCGCTGGCTGGCGCTTGCGCCGACCGCGAATTGGGACGGCAAAATTTGGCCGCCCGAAAATTTCCTGGCGCTGGCTGAAAAACTGTGCGCGCAAAATTTACGCCCAGTCGTTTTTTACGGCCCGGGTGCTGATGAACACGCACGGGCCGAATTGCTGTTGAAACAATTGCCGGGCGTGCTCGATCTCGGCGGTGATCGCCCGATTGGTGAGGTTGCCGCATTGCTTAGGCGTTGTGCGTTGTTCGTCGGCAACGATTCTGGCCTCATGCATGTTTCTGCCGCAGCAGGTGTGCCGACATTGGGGCTTTTCGGACCCTCTCGCGCCTCGGAATACGCGCCGAGCGGCCCATGCGCGTCTTACATCGCAGCGCCCGGGCCAGAAGGTTCCGCACCGATTGCCGGGCTGGGCGTCGATCCTGTTTATGAAGCCGCTTGTTCGCTTCTCTCACATGGCCGATAG
- a CDS encoding glycosyltransferase codes for MADRDNMSASLSSIRVAHVMAGAPSGGAELFFERLCAAQIAAGQPIQAMIRREAGRERRLAQAHVPTKTFGFGGALDFLTTPQLKYSLRQFAPQIVVAWMNRAARMTPSGDWTLAGRLGGYYDLSNYRRCTHLIGNTRGLAQWMVEQGWPAERVHYLPNFAAELAEVRAERPDCLPPNAPFVLALGRLHENKAFDVLIRAMRFLPGVHLVIAGEGPERAALTELAKREGVADYVHLPGWVQESGRWLKACDVLVCPSRIEPLGNVVIEAFSAARPVVASAIQGPKEIIEGTRDGLLAPVEDAEALAAQIGEALENRALAAELSANGRVRYEQEFAAPTVLARWGEFLKAQAA; via the coding sequence ATGGCCGATAGAGACAATATGTCGGCGTCTCTATCTTCCATTCGGGTGGCTCATGTGATGGCAGGCGCGCCAAGCGGGGGCGCGGAACTGTTCTTCGAGCGTCTCTGTGCGGCCCAAATTGCCGCCGGGCAGCCTATTCAGGCCATGATCCGGCGTGAAGCCGGGCGAGAGAGGCGGCTGGCTCAAGCTCATGTTCCTACAAAAACATTCGGATTTGGTGGCGCGCTGGATTTTCTCACGACGCCGCAATTGAAGTATTCGTTGCGTCAATTCGCGCCGCAGATCGTGGTGGCGTGGATGAACCGTGCCGCCAGGATGACGCCAAGCGGCGACTGGACTCTGGCCGGGCGGCTCGGCGGCTATTACGATTTGTCCAATTATCGCCGCTGCACGCACTTGATCGGCAATACGCGCGGCCTCGCACAATGGATGGTCGAACAGGGTTGGCCTGCCGAACGCGTGCATTATCTGCCTAATTTCGCCGCGGAACTGGCGGAGGTTCGCGCCGAACGTCCCGATTGCCTGCCGCCGAACGCGCCATTCGTTCTGGCTTTGGGGCGTTTGCATGAGAACAAAGCGTTCGATGTTCTGATCCGCGCGATGCGTTTTCTGCCGGGCGTTCATCTGGTCATCGCGGGCGAAGGACCGGAGCGTGCGGCTCTCACCGAATTGGCCAAGCGGGAAGGGGTGGCGGATTACGTTCATCTACCCGGTTGGGTGCAGGAGAGCGGGCGCTGGCTGAAGGCTTGCGATGTGTTGGTATGCCCCTCGCGGATCGAGCCTTTGGGTAATGTCGTGATCGAAGCCTTCTCCGCCGCGCGTCCCGTTGTGGCAAGCGCCATCCAAGGCCCAAAGGAGATCATCGAAGGTACGCGTGATGGGCTGCTGGCGCCAGTCGAAGATGCCGAGGCGCTTGCCGCGCAAATTGGCGAGGCATTGGAAAATCGCGCCCTGGCCGCCGAATTGAGCGCGAATGGACGAGTGCGTTATGAGCAGGAGTTCGCTGCTCCCACCGTTCTGGCCCGCTGGGGCGAGTTCCTAAAAGCGCAGGCGGCCTAA